One genomic segment of Hippoglossus hippoglossus isolate fHipHip1 chromosome 22, fHipHip1.pri, whole genome shotgun sequence includes these proteins:
- the LOC117756171 gene encoding nardilysin-like isoform X1 produces the protein MPQTNKSRKATMPDSSSSSGAAGEDPEPASREVSLAAGDAPGGGGGEDNVGDSEIIKSPSDPKQYRYIVLENGLRALLISDYNGLAASEDEDSDGGEEEEEEEEEGEEEEEESGDETEDESEEDDEEEDKGSDDDEDDEKEGKKKKGNSEKQSAAALCVGAGSFSDPSDLPGLAHFLEHMVFMGSEKYPSENGFDAFLKKHGGIDNASTDCERTIFQFDVQRKSFKEALDRWAQFFICPLMIRDAIDREVEAVDSEYQLAKPSDSHRKEMLFGSLAKPGHPMGKFCWGNAQTLKQEPKQKKINVYKRLRAFWKKHYSAHYMTLAVQSKEKLDTLEEWVREIFSKVPNNGLPQPDFSHLPDPFETPAFNKLYRVVPVRKIHALNITWALPPQDEHYRVKPLHYISWLIGHEGTGSILSLLRRKCWAMALFGGNSETGFDQNTTYSIFSISITLTDEGFRNFYQVTHLVFQYLKMLQTLGPQQRVYEEIQKIETNEFHYQEQIDPIEYVEDICENMQLFPKEDFLTGDQLMFEYNPEVISAALSLLTPEKANLMLLSPEHEGQCPLREKWFGTQYSVEDIQQEWMEQWTGNLELNSDIHLPQENKFIATDFTLKPSDCPDTEFPVRIADSDRGCLWYRKDNKFKIPKAYIRFHLISPIIQQSAKNVVLFDLLVNILGHNLAEPAYEAEVAQLEYKLVAGEHGLVIKVKGFNHKLSLLFHLIIDRLADFSASPGVFSMFSEQLKKTYFNILIKPDKLGKDVRLLMLEHSRWSMVEKCQALTAGLTSDDLTEFSRSFRTELYAEGLVQGNFCSTESAQFLQYVTEKLQFSKLPAVVPVMFRVVELPLKHHICKVKSLNKGDANSEVTVYYQSGPKALKEHTLMELLVMHMEEPCFDFLRTKETLGYHVFPTCRNTSGVLGFSVTVETQATKFNTELVELKIEEFLVSFGDTLNALTEEAFNTQVTALVKLKECEDTHLGEEVDRNWAEVVTQQYLFDRLNREIEALKQMSRTELVSWFQEHREQNSRKLSVHVVGFGAEENDEDGRGKKQESKDEDTIGATYCEVSKLTFLPASPKLAGAIAIMDISAFTKGLPLFPYHKILE, from the exons ATGCCGCAGACAAACAAGTCCAGAAAAGCCACGATGCCTGACTCCTCATCTTCTTCGGGAGCGGCTGGAGAGGATCCGGAGCCGGCGTCCCGGGAGGTGAGCCTGGCTGCCGGGGAtgcaccaggaggaggaggaggagaggacaatGTTGGAGACAGCGAGATCATCAAGTCCCCCAGTGACCCCAAACAGTACAG GTACATTGTGCTGGAGAACGGGCTGCGAGCGCTGCTCATTTCAGACTACAATGGACTGGCCGCGTCGGAAGATGAGGACTcagatggaggtgaagaagaagaagaagaagaagaagaaggggaagaggaggaggaggaatctgGAGATGAAACAGAAGACGAGtctgaggaagatgatgaggaagaggacaagggcagtgatgatgatgaagatgacgaaaaggaggggaagaagaaaaaaggaaattcagAGAAACAG tctgcagctgctctgtgtgtcgGAGCGGGCAGCTTCAGTGACCCCAGTGACCTCCCCGGCCTCGCCCACTTTCTGGAACACA tggtGTTCATGGGCAGCGAGAAGTACCCCTCTGAAAACGGCTTTGATGCTTTCCTCAAGAAGCACGGAGGGATTGACAATGCTTCCACTGACTGTGAGAGGACCATCTTCCAGTTTGACGTCCAGAGGAAAAGCTTCAAAGAGGCTCTTGACAG GTGGGCTCAGTTCTTCATCTGCCCCCTGATGATCCGGGACGCCATCGACAGGGAGGTGGAGGCCGTCGACAGCG AGTACCAGCTGGCTAAGCCTTCCGACTCCCACAGGAAGGAGATGCTGTTTGGCAGTCTGGCCAAACCTGGACACCCTATGGGCAAGTTCTGCTGGG GAAATGCCCAGACACTGAAGCAGGAGCCTAAGCAGAAGAAGATCAATGTCTATAAACGGCTGCGTGCCTTCTGGAAGAAACACTACTCTGCCCACTACATGACTCTTGCTGTGCAGTCAAAAG AGAAGCTGGACACTCTGGAGGAGTGGGTGAGAGAGATCTTCAGCAAGGTGCCTAACAA TGGTCTGCCCCAGCCTGATTTCTCTCATTTGCCGGATCCCTTTGAGACACCGGCCTTCAACAAGCTCTACCGAG tCGTTCCCGTGAGGAAGATTCATGCTTTGAATATCACCTgggctcttcctcctcaggatGAACACTACAG gGTGAAGCCTCTCCACTACATCTCGTGGCTGATTGGCCATGAAGGCACAGGAAGCATCCTCTCACTGCTCAGGAGGAA gtgcTGGGCCATGGCTTTATTTGGAGGAAACAGTGAAACCGGCTTTGACCAGAACACAACCTActccatcttctccatctccatcacccTCACTGACGAAGGTTTCCGAAACTTCTACCAG GTGACTCACCTGGTGTTCCAGTACCTGAAGATGCTGCAGACGCTTGGACCACAGCAAAG AGTGTACGAAGAGATCCAGAAGATTGAAACGAATGAGTTTCACTACCAGGAGCAG ATTGATCCAATCGAGTATGTTGAGGACATTTGTGAGAACATGCAGCTGTTTCCCAAAGAAGATTTCCTAACAGGAGATCAGCTGATGTTCGAGTACAACCCAGAG gTGATCAGTGCGGCTCTGTCCCTGCTCACCCCGGAGAAAGCCAACCTGATGCTGTTGTCACCAGAACATGAGGGCCAGTGTCCCCTGCGGGAGAAGTGGTTTGGAACACAATACAGCGTGGAgg ACATCCAGCAGGAGTGGATGGAGCAGTGGACGGGCAACCTGGAGCTGAACAGCGACATCCACCTCCCTCAGGAGAACAAGTTCATCG CCACTGACTTCACCCTGAAGCCCTCTGACTGCCCAGACACAGAGTTCCCCGTCCGGATAGCCGACAGCGACAGGGGCTGCCTGTGGTACAGGAAGGACAACAAGTTCAAAATCCCAAAAG cctACATCAGATTCCACTTAATCTCTCCTATAATCCAGCAATCTGCTAAAAA cgTGGTCTTGTTCGACCTGCTGGTCAACATCCTCGGACACAACCTAGCGGAGCCGGCCTACGAGGCTGAAGTGGCTCAGCTGGAGTACAAACTGGTGGCTGGCGAACATGGCCTGGTCATCAAGGTCAAAGGATTCAACCACAAACTGTCT ctgctgtTCCACCTGATCATCGACCGCCTCGCTGATTTCTCCGCCTCTCCTGGCGTCTTCAGCATGTTCTCAGAGCAGCTCAAGAAAACTTACTTCAACATCCTCATCAAACCTGACAAACTTGGCAA GGACGTCCGTCTGTTGATGTTGGAGCACTCCCGCTGGTCCATGGTGGAGAAGTGCCAGGCTCTGACGGCCGGGCTGACCAGCGACGACCTGACGGAGTTCAGCCGCAGCTTCAGGACGGAGCTGTACGCCGAGGGACTGGTGCAGGGCAACTTCTGCAGCACT GAGTCAGCGCAGTTCCTGCAGTATGTCACAGA GAAGCTGCAGTTCTCAAAGTTGCCAGCAGTTGTGCCAGTGATGTTCAGAGTGGTGGAGCTTCCTCTGAAGCACCACATCTGTAAAGTCAAGTCACTCAATAAGGGAGACGCCAACTCTGAGGTTACAGTTTACTACCAG TCTGGCCCCAAGGCCTTAAAGGAGCACACACTGATGGAGCTGTTAGTG atgcACATGGAGGAACCCTGCTTTGACTTCCTTAGGACCAAAGAGACTCTGGG GTACCATGTCTTCCCGACCTGCAGAAACACCTCGGGTGTACTGGGGTTCTCTGTCACCGTGGAAACACAGGCTACCAAGTTCAA TACCGAGCTGGTGGAGTTAAAGATTGAAGAGTTCCTGGTTTCATTCGGGGACACGCTAAATGCTCTGACTGAGGAGGCCTTTAATACTCag GTGACTGCTTTAGTGAAACTGAAGGagtgtgaggacacacacctCGGGGAGGAGGTGGACAGGAACTGGGCCGAGGTGGTTACACAGCAGTATTTGTTTGACAGGCTTAacagagag ATCGAGGCTCTGAAGCAGATGAGCAGGACTGAGCTGGTGTCTTGGTTCCAAGAACATCGAGAACAGAACAGCCGCAAACTCAGTGTGCAT GTGGTGGGATTTGGTGCTGAGGAGAACGATGAGGACGGCAGAGGTAAAAAACAAGAAAGCAAAGACGAGGATACAATTGGCGCTACCTACTGTGAGGTGTCCAAACTCACTTTCCTTCCCGCCTCACCCAAGCTGGCAGGCGCTATTGCCATCATGGATATTTCTGCTTTCACTAAAGGCCTGCCCCTCTTCCCCTATCACAAGATACTGGAATGA
- the LOC117756171 gene encoding nardilysin-like isoform X2, which yields MPQTNKSRKATMPDSSSSSGAAGEDPEPASREVSLAAGDAPGGGGGEDNVGDSEIIKSPSDPKQYRYIVLENGLRALLISDYNGLAASEDEDSDGGEEEEEEEEEGEEEEEESGDETEDESEEDDEEEDKGSDDDEDDEKEGKKKKGNSEKQSAAALCVGAGSFSDPSDLPGLAHFLEHMVFMGSEKYPSENGFDAFLKKHGGIDNASTDCERTIFQFDVQRKSFKEALDRWAQFFICPLMIRDAIDREVEAVDSEYQLAKPSDSHRKEMLFGSLAKPGHPMGKFCWGNAQTLKQEPKQKKINVYKRLRAFWKKHYSAHYMTLAVQSKEKLDTLEEWVREIFSKVPNNGLPQPDFSHLPDPFETPAFNKLYRVVPVRKIHALNITWALPPQDEHYRVKPLHYISWLIGHEGTGSILSLLRRKCWAMALFGGNSETGFDQNTTYSIFSISITLTDEGFRNFYQVTHLVFQYLKMLQTLGPQQRVYEEIQKIETNEFHYQEQIDPIEYVEDICENMQLFPKEDFLTGDQLMFEYNPEVISAALSLLTPEKANLMLLSPEHEGQCPLREKWFGTQYSVEDIQQEWMEQWTGNLELNSDIHLPQENKFIATDFTLKPSDCPDTEFPVRIADSDRGCLWYRKDNKFKIPKAYIRFHLISPIIQQSAKNVVLFDLLVNILGHNLAEPAYEAEVAQLEYKLVAGEHGLVIKVKGFNHKLSLLFHLIIDRLADFSASPGVFSMFSEQLKKTYFNILIKPDKLGKDVRLLMLEHSRWSMVEKCQALTAGLTSDDLTEFSRSFRTELYAEGLVQGNFCSTESAQFLQYVTEKLQFSKLPAVVPVMFRVVELPLKHHICKVKSLNKGDANSEVTVYYQSGPKALKEHTLMELLVVSVSLSFLHPFLHSLSVHQVIPPSLLFVFQMHMEEPCFDFLRTKETLGYHVFPTCRNTSGVLGFSVTVETQATKFNTELVELKIEEFLVSFGDTLNALTEEAFNTQVTALVKLKECEDTHLGEEVDRNWAEVVTQQYLFDRLNREIEALKQMSRTELVSWFQEHREQNSRKLSVHVVGFGAEENDEDGRGKKQESKDEDTIGATYCEVSKLTFLPASPKLAGAIAIMDISAFTKGLPLFPYHKILE from the exons ATGCCGCAGACAAACAAGTCCAGAAAAGCCACGATGCCTGACTCCTCATCTTCTTCGGGAGCGGCTGGAGAGGATCCGGAGCCGGCGTCCCGGGAGGTGAGCCTGGCTGCCGGGGAtgcaccaggaggaggaggaggagaggacaatGTTGGAGACAGCGAGATCATCAAGTCCCCCAGTGACCCCAAACAGTACAG GTACATTGTGCTGGAGAACGGGCTGCGAGCGCTGCTCATTTCAGACTACAATGGACTGGCCGCGTCGGAAGATGAGGACTcagatggaggtgaagaagaagaagaagaagaagaagaaggggaagaggaggaggaggaatctgGAGATGAAACAGAAGACGAGtctgaggaagatgatgaggaagaggacaagggcagtgatgatgatgaagatgacgaaaaggaggggaagaagaaaaaaggaaattcagAGAAACAG tctgcagctgctctgtgtgtcgGAGCGGGCAGCTTCAGTGACCCCAGTGACCTCCCCGGCCTCGCCCACTTTCTGGAACACA tggtGTTCATGGGCAGCGAGAAGTACCCCTCTGAAAACGGCTTTGATGCTTTCCTCAAGAAGCACGGAGGGATTGACAATGCTTCCACTGACTGTGAGAGGACCATCTTCCAGTTTGACGTCCAGAGGAAAAGCTTCAAAGAGGCTCTTGACAG GTGGGCTCAGTTCTTCATCTGCCCCCTGATGATCCGGGACGCCATCGACAGGGAGGTGGAGGCCGTCGACAGCG AGTACCAGCTGGCTAAGCCTTCCGACTCCCACAGGAAGGAGATGCTGTTTGGCAGTCTGGCCAAACCTGGACACCCTATGGGCAAGTTCTGCTGGG GAAATGCCCAGACACTGAAGCAGGAGCCTAAGCAGAAGAAGATCAATGTCTATAAACGGCTGCGTGCCTTCTGGAAGAAACACTACTCTGCCCACTACATGACTCTTGCTGTGCAGTCAAAAG AGAAGCTGGACACTCTGGAGGAGTGGGTGAGAGAGATCTTCAGCAAGGTGCCTAACAA TGGTCTGCCCCAGCCTGATTTCTCTCATTTGCCGGATCCCTTTGAGACACCGGCCTTCAACAAGCTCTACCGAG tCGTTCCCGTGAGGAAGATTCATGCTTTGAATATCACCTgggctcttcctcctcaggatGAACACTACAG gGTGAAGCCTCTCCACTACATCTCGTGGCTGATTGGCCATGAAGGCACAGGAAGCATCCTCTCACTGCTCAGGAGGAA gtgcTGGGCCATGGCTTTATTTGGAGGAAACAGTGAAACCGGCTTTGACCAGAACACAACCTActccatcttctccatctccatcacccTCACTGACGAAGGTTTCCGAAACTTCTACCAG GTGACTCACCTGGTGTTCCAGTACCTGAAGATGCTGCAGACGCTTGGACCACAGCAAAG AGTGTACGAAGAGATCCAGAAGATTGAAACGAATGAGTTTCACTACCAGGAGCAG ATTGATCCAATCGAGTATGTTGAGGACATTTGTGAGAACATGCAGCTGTTTCCCAAAGAAGATTTCCTAACAGGAGATCAGCTGATGTTCGAGTACAACCCAGAG gTGATCAGTGCGGCTCTGTCCCTGCTCACCCCGGAGAAAGCCAACCTGATGCTGTTGTCACCAGAACATGAGGGCCAGTGTCCCCTGCGGGAGAAGTGGTTTGGAACACAATACAGCGTGGAgg ACATCCAGCAGGAGTGGATGGAGCAGTGGACGGGCAACCTGGAGCTGAACAGCGACATCCACCTCCCTCAGGAGAACAAGTTCATCG CCACTGACTTCACCCTGAAGCCCTCTGACTGCCCAGACACAGAGTTCCCCGTCCGGATAGCCGACAGCGACAGGGGCTGCCTGTGGTACAGGAAGGACAACAAGTTCAAAATCCCAAAAG cctACATCAGATTCCACTTAATCTCTCCTATAATCCAGCAATCTGCTAAAAA cgTGGTCTTGTTCGACCTGCTGGTCAACATCCTCGGACACAACCTAGCGGAGCCGGCCTACGAGGCTGAAGTGGCTCAGCTGGAGTACAAACTGGTGGCTGGCGAACATGGCCTGGTCATCAAGGTCAAAGGATTCAACCACAAACTGTCT ctgctgtTCCACCTGATCATCGACCGCCTCGCTGATTTCTCCGCCTCTCCTGGCGTCTTCAGCATGTTCTCAGAGCAGCTCAAGAAAACTTACTTCAACATCCTCATCAAACCTGACAAACTTGGCAA GGACGTCCGTCTGTTGATGTTGGAGCACTCCCGCTGGTCCATGGTGGAGAAGTGCCAGGCTCTGACGGCCGGGCTGACCAGCGACGACCTGACGGAGTTCAGCCGCAGCTTCAGGACGGAGCTGTACGCCGAGGGACTGGTGCAGGGCAACTTCTGCAGCACT GAGTCAGCGCAGTTCCTGCAGTATGTCACAGA GAAGCTGCAGTTCTCAAAGTTGCCAGCAGTTGTGCCAGTGATGTTCAGAGTGGTGGAGCTTCCTCTGAAGCACCACATCTGTAAAGTCAAGTCACTCAATAAGGGAGACGCCAACTCTGAGGTTACAGTTTACTACCAG TCTGGCCCCAAGGCCTTAAAGGAGCACACACTGATGGAGCTGTTAGTGGtgagtgtttctctctcttttctccaccCATTCCTTCATTCACTCTCAGTCCATCAggtcatccctccatctttgttgtttgtttttcagatgcACATGGAGGAACCCTGCTTTGACTTCCTTAGGACCAAAGAGACTCTGGG GTACCATGTCTTCCCGACCTGCAGAAACACCTCGGGTGTACTGGGGTTCTCTGTCACCGTGGAAACACAGGCTACCAAGTTCAA TACCGAGCTGGTGGAGTTAAAGATTGAAGAGTTCCTGGTTTCATTCGGGGACACGCTAAATGCTCTGACTGAGGAGGCCTTTAATACTCag GTGACTGCTTTAGTGAAACTGAAGGagtgtgaggacacacacctCGGGGAGGAGGTGGACAGGAACTGGGCCGAGGTGGTTACACAGCAGTATTTGTTTGACAGGCTTAacagagag ATCGAGGCTCTGAAGCAGATGAGCAGGACTGAGCTGGTGTCTTGGTTCCAAGAACATCGAGAACAGAACAGCCGCAAACTCAGTGTGCAT GTGGTGGGATTTGGTGCTGAGGAGAACGATGAGGACGGCAGAGGTAAAAAACAAGAAAGCAAAGACGAGGATACAATTGGCGCTACCTACTGTGAGGTGTCCAAACTCACTTTCCTTCCCGCCTCACCCAAGCTGGCAGGCGCTATTGCCATCATGGATATTTCTGCTTTCACTAAAGGCCTGCCCCTCTTCCCCTATCACAAGATACTGGAATGA